A window of the Zeugodacus cucurbitae isolate PBARC_wt_2022May chromosome 4, idZeuCucr1.2, whole genome shotgun sequence genome harbors these coding sequences:
- the LOC105210486 gene encoding collagen alpha-1(I) chain-like — MDYAAYILLIIFSLCLTIQPLQAQFGGSAGQVYYTQQGPPGPPGPPGLPGTIGNAGPRGPTGDAGPVGAIGPQGVPGPDGRDGSAGQQGAPGLRGRRGFPGSNGPPGPAGPQGFMGPPGLPGPPGSSARHMSHDIYAEDEDDYYDSE, encoded by the exons ATGGATTATGCAGCATACATTCTACTGA tcatcttcTCGCTCTGCTTAACAATCCAGCCGCTGCAAGCACAGTTCGGCGGCTCAGCTGGACAGGTGTATTATACACAGCAGGGCCCACCGGGACCGCCAGGTCCACCAGGACTACCAGGCACGATAGGCAATGCGGGCCCCCGTGGTCCCACTGGTGATGCGGGACCAGTAGGAGCAATTGGACCACAAGGTGTGCCTGGGCCCGACGGACGTGATGGTTCGGCTGGTCAACAGGGCGCTCCAGGTTTACGTGGCAGACGTGGTTTTCCGGGCTCGAATGGACCACCTGGACCAGCGGGACCGCAAGGTTTTATGGGACCACCAGGACTACCTGGACCGCCGGGTTCATCAGCACGTCACATGTCGCACGACATCTATGCGGAAGATGAAGACGACTACTATGATAGTGAGTGA
- the LOC105210484 gene encoding uncharacterized protein LOC105210484, protein MNTTKVIRELAILLLLTASSSPLVHSLRATPLHFGVARNADGDGKLVIYAQDEQPTIQEPRLDANAQSSESAKDKVTTQESELEKDSRKLPDYLYSNAMPVMDDESIKFMLPGIGYPIYTGQTPNTAAIMDNRLTSSDMRRNYPYYDNAYPRWALTDRLQVGFNLNGNAGLNLLASAGKLPNGGMNQENSGLQPPATILPVAVVGPPGPPGPPGPPGPRGLTGATGPVGRPGLQGRTGPPGPPGPAAQQLSHGLNQNPSIWYASK, encoded by the exons ATGAATACCACAAAAGTGATACGCGAACTCG CCATCCTGCTGTTGCTCACTGCCAGCTCGAGCCCGCTTGTACATTCGCTTCGCGCTACACCTTTGCACTTCGGCGTAGCCCGTAATGCGGACGGTGATGGTAAACTGGTAATCTACGCACAGGATGAACAACCGACCATACAGGAACCACGTCTCGATGCGAATGCGCAGTCAAGTGAAAGTGCTAAGGACAAAGTAACGACACAAGAAAGCGAATTGGAGAAGGATAGCCGCAAATTACCCGACTATCTATACTCGAATGCGATGCCGGTGATGGATGATGAGAGCATTAAATTTATGCTGCCAGGTATCGGTTATCCCATTTACACCGGCCAAACACCTAACACAGCGGCCATAATGGACAATCGTTTGACATCGAGTGATATGCGCCGTAATTATCCTTACTATGATAATGCTTATCCACGTTGGGCGCTTACCGATCGCTTACAAGTCGGTTTCAATTTGAACGGTAATGCTGGCTTAAATTTATTGGCCTCAGCTGGTAAATTGCCTAATGGTGGCATGAATCAAGAGAATTCTGGTCTACAACCACCTGCTACCATACTGCCTGTGGCTGTGGTAGGACCGCCAGGTCCACCGGGACCACCTGGCCCACCCGGTCCACGCGGACTTACCGGCGCAACCGGACCAGTAGGCAGACCTGGCCTGCAAGGACGTACTGGCCCACCTGGACCACCAGGTCCTGCTGCACAGCAGTTATCTCATGGCTTAAATCAGAATCCAAGCATTTGGTATGCATCAAAATGA
- the LOC128921477 gene encoding tigger transposable element-derived protein 1-like → MSSKRTKNESFEPNKKRKTLSLECKLNIIKDFEAKMKICELAKKFDLPESTVRTVVKGKEKIMTAVKDSQSLNSSIIRKRHGIIAQMETLLQSWCDNQVRVKNCPVDQNTVCFQAKQIFEKLKEEAGEAAENEVFKASNGWFSRFKSRCNWHSIAESGEAASADKETASLYPEKLKTMIDEGGYTSLFWKKMPKRTFIAREEKTFPGFKAAKDRLTVMVGANAAGDCKLKPLLVYRSENPRALKNKSKAGLPVIWKSNAKAWVTASLFEDWFGYHFIPEVERYCRLKEIPFKVMLLIDNAPGHPPATLINFDPRVEVVFLPPNTTSLLQPMDQGVIKTFKAYYTRRSFAHLHEAMRQNNELSVKDFWKQFNVLDAVRIIGQSWNEVSQKTLNGVWKKLCPFFFTSETQGETISDPEQIDSIIEEVVDIAKQLNLEVDNDDVQELLDSHNQELTIDEVIEMRKYEQDIDQTDSLDPVESVNQMTIANLTEGLNSIEKGLQILEKIYSNEERISTTKRGIKKLLVCYEEILREKKTNLTRQAILLEYMKPSTSK, encoded by the exons atgTCGTCTAAAAGAACGAAAAATGAGTCATTTGAGCCtaacaagaaaagaaaaacactgTCTTTGGAGTGTAAACTGAATATAATTAAAGACTTTgaagcaaaaatgaaaatttgtgaattgGCAAAGAAATTTGACCTACCGGAATCAACAGTCCGAACGGTTGTAAAaggtaaagaaaaaattatgaccGCTGTGAAAGACTCTCAATCTTTGAATTCAAGTATCATCCGTAAGCGTCACGGTATTATCGCACAGATGGAAACATTGCTACAGTCATGGTGTGATAATCAAGTAAGAGTGAAAAATTGTCCTGTTGATCAAAATACAGTGTGCTTTCAAGCAAAgcagatttttgaaaaactaaaagAAGAAGCTGGGGAGGCGGCTGAAAATGAAGTGTTTAAAGCTAGTAACGGCTGGTTCAGCCGATTTAAGAGTCGTTGTAATTGGCATAGCATCGCAGAGAGTGGAGAAGCGGCAAGCGCTGATAAAGAAACTGCATCTCTCTATCCAGAAAAACTCAAAACAATGATAGATGAAGGTGGCTACACTA GTcttttttggaagaaaatgcctaaaagaACTTTTATTGCGCGTGAAGAGAAAACTTTTCCAGGTTTTAAAGCCGCCAAGGATCGATTAACAGTGATGGTTGGTGCGAATGCAGCTGGAGATTGTAAATTAAAACCTCTCTTAGTTTATCGCTCAGAAAATCCAAGagccttaaaaaataaatctaaagcTGGTTTGCCTGTCATTTGGAAGTCTAATGCAAAAGCTTGGGTGACAGCTTCTCTTTTTGAAGACTGGTTTGGCTATCATTTTATTCCTGAAGTCGAACGTTACTGCCGATTAAAAGAAATCCCATTTAAAGTGATGCTACTAATTGACAATGCGCCAGGTCATCCTCCCGCAACTCTAATTAATTTCGATCCACGTGTGGAAGTtgtatttttgccaccaaacaCTACCAGCTTGCTTCAACCAATGGACCAGGGagtcattaaaacatttaaagctTACTACACAAGGCGGTCATTTGCACATCTACATGAAGCTATGAGACAAAACAATGAGCTTTCTGTTAAAGACTTTTGGAAGCAATTCAATGTTTTAGATGCTGTAAGAATTATTGGACAATCTTGGAATGAGGTTTCACAAAAAACTCTCAATGGTGTCTGGAAAAAACTGTGTCCATTTTTTTTCACCTCTGAAACCCAAGGAGAAACCATTTCAGATCCTGAACAAATCGATAGCATAATAGAAGAAGTGGTCGATATCGCCAAGCAATTAAATTTAGAGGTCGATAATGATGACGTTCAAGAATTGCTAGATTCACACAATCAAGAGCTAACAATTGACGAGGTTATAGAAATGCGTAAGTATGAGCAAGATATTGACCAAACTGATTCGCTAGACCCAGTTGAATCGGTAAATCAAATGACAATTGCAAACTTAACAGAAGGGCTCAATTCAATTGAAAAGGGgttacaaattttagaaaaaatttattctaaTGAAGAACGCATTTCTACTACAAAACGAGGGATAAAAAAATTACTGGTATGCTACGAGGAAATTTTACGTGAAAAGAAGACAAATTTAACTCGTCAGGCAATACTGTTAGAATATATGAAGCCTTCGACATCAAAATAA
- the LOC128921478 gene encoding uncharacterized protein LOC128921478 encodes MSCLLNFDAVNQLMGKLRLFFWCKANSSHISQEEILTDVAKSTLIPTAFVKLEHDGNLHEIRVMINTSRKVTAIAEELVQKLKLPITYVKSSPIYKITIRSKTDPDWTIEINSVSRNELPKQPYDDNRSGEIVNEFDHLPLADPHFYNTAKVMMELGADVYSRLIKPEFFKSQNGNFIAQDTALGFIVTGTNEV; translated from the coding sequence ATGAGCTGCTTATTAAATTTCGATGCAGTAAACCAGTTAATGGGCAAACTCCGCCTCTTTTTCTGGTGCAAGGCAAACTCGTCTCACATAAGCCAAGAAGAAATACTAACAGATGTGGCAAAATCAACTCTCATACCAACGGCTTTTGTCAAATTAGAACACGATGGCAACTTACACGAAATAAGAGTCATGATTAACACATCCCGAAAAGTGACTGCAATTGCTGAAGAGCTGGTACAAAAATTGAAGCTACCAATCACATACGTTAAATCTTCTCCTATTTATAAAATCACAATAAGATCAAAAACAGATCCGGACTGGACTATCGAAATTAACAGTGTCAGTAGAAATGAATTACCGAAACAGCCATATGATGATAATAGAAGTGGCGAAATCGTCAACGAATTTGACCACTTACCTCTGGCCGACCCACACTTCTACAATACCGCTAAAGTAATGATGGAACTAGGAGCAGACGTATACTCTCGGCTTATAAAACCCGAATTTTTTAAATCCCAGAACGGAAACTTTATTGCACAGGACACCGCACTCGGTTTCATTGTAACTGGTACAAATGAGGTTTAA
- the LOC105210483 gene encoding erythroid differentiation-related factor 1 encodes MTDSGEEIELCQNVGPHELVEVKSKAVVKFSAVQVPVSFNRLQCNTNLNLPPSNWLTTSDKSGLHQALYQSPGFASFSIAHMFPDCVGEVDVVTDAENIKRLLKMPYTSKSAISMIVHKVGNTLLLDEFDIQKYLLRKADDDWKWLRTFILEHILAYGEKNHSFCLKDKSREALQTKNLLSKFLYYSLKQSGAEEPEQEAQRTRPVLPITGPVLPEPKVEENVPDPKSSHVFNRNVLWTFEDIRMLIGTDMPIFGGPNRPCISLRLRDMAKPINVLTGIDYWLDNLMCNVPEVVMCYHLDGIVQKYEIIKTEDLPYLENSQFSPQVVRNVAQNILSFLKANATKAGHTYWLFKGRNDDVVKLYDLTTLCQKDTEANRCEEKQENPFTVPVAMLLYTVARNMKNTATQITPKMAGNIKALLDNCIKLLSKEKYPQIVTSSHYILSDLHVPAGIDPKAPKFDNSDMDSDTQSVYEEDEEGDSGSDDDFNLNDVHNELSENVEHSDNVAMKQICDTLKELNLDAHMKNGKRAARAPSPLQASTEERCRISLEHISAGIACLKFFNTSEEKFIKESEVRAKDEEKQRILHEEQHPNMAKPFKPIPLPYESLSKQGLNGEDEAIKNDVDEAADDNHSVHSEKEKKSKKSKVKRGKGKELKESQNAKVDANQAQGQPQPEDKRIATKFNTQHFGSWNVHLKLLLLEKACLTYATYAEYHYVEQKYGRCLKAIYMACRCQQVVLKYMSDIVSQKSCLLGRAGDCFFQMAKNWQDIDSYIEQFNEDSEIAQNINNELVKDLNGDDIIELITPVANIEHLMLSSCKCYENAIECINEVNGTDEDAKSELLRRLGNVRNELGLKYMFWAQEEYAKDMERKTNKSPDESTETDSSDKSQTDETEKDKVSEKSEEPVYMKLAMKSYDCLIRGISAFNEVQDNVNLAFLYCNMGRFMRFRAHLYLPEENIDFVRKQKMFYNEAFSNYEKAKDVLGSRKCSVELWDLVNWELSTATFTLAKQLQDFSTADEATRAELEKQVLDLLQKSLKLCDLEHTGSRQILYTYRSGLIHKRIASFHYSQLRNSCTDCASISKTTLQLCKHHYERAAAILDSLRESSDYLVVQLERISLQEFLAETSPHIAQKIKHLQAALTLCLKSNVVFEYALTTSNATESNTTNDEFCKHMLLFESRLQNTLKTLIKMLLNGKDPKKLVELYKKMYMTTLTCKRTAEEQQRASVEQLAQHYSTLMQRLNELEQSHKPHAAEKL; translated from the exons ATGACTGACAGTGGAGAAGAG ATTGAATTGTGTCAGAATGTCGGACCGCATGAACTGGTGGAAGTGAAATCCAAGGCAGTGGTTAAGTTTTCCGCAGTGCAGGTGCCAGTAAGCTTTAATCGTCTACAATGTAACACCAATTTGAATTTGCCACCTTCTAATTGGTTGACTACATCGGATAAAAGTGGACTACATCAAGCGCTCTACCAATCGCCCGGTTTTGCAAG CTTCAGCATTGCACACATGTTTCCCGACTGTGTTGGCGAAGTGGACGTTGTTACTGATGCAGAAAACATAAAACGACTTTTGAAGATGCCCTATACATCGAAAAGCGCTATCAGTATGATTGTGCATAAGGTGGGCAACACATTGCTACTGGATGAGTTTGACATACAGAAGTACTTGTTGCGTAAAGCCGATGACGATTGGAAATGGCTACGCACTTTTATATTAGAGCATATACTGGCTTATGGTGAAAAAAATCACAGCTTCTGTCTGAAAGACAAATCGCGTGAAGCGTTACAAACGAAAAATTTGCTCTCGAAATTCCTTTACTACAGTTTGAAGCAATCGGGCGCTGAAGAGCCTGAACAGGAAGCACAACGCACACGACCGGTGCTACCCATTACTGGTCCCGTATTACCTGAACCCAAAGTGGAGGAGAATGTGCCAGATCCCAAATCGAGTCATGTCTTCAATCGCAATGTGCTCTGGACATTTGAAGACATACGAATGCTCATCGGTACTGATATGCCGATTTTCGGTGGACCCAATCGTCCATGCATTAGTCTGAGATTACGTGACATGGCTAAGCCCATCAATGTGCTAACCGGTATTGACTATTGGCTCGACAATTTGATGTGTAATGTGCCGGAGGTGGTCATGTGTTATCACTTGGATGGTATTGTgcagaaatatgaaattatcaaaaCGGAGGATCTACCTTACCTCGAGAATTCACAGTTTTCACCACAAGTAGTGCGCAATGTTGCACAAAATATACTCTCATTCTTAAAAGCGAACGCAACCAAAGCTGGACATACTTATTGGCTGTTTAAAGGGCGCAATGATGACGTTGTGAAACTGTATGATCTCACAACACTCTGCCAAAAAGACACCGAAGCAAATAGGTGTGAAGAAAAACAGGAAAATCCTTTCACCGTGCCTGTAGCCATGCTGCTCTACACCGTGGCGCGTAATATGAAGAATACGGCTACACAGATAACACCAAAGATGGCAGGCAACATAAAAGCTTTGCTGGATAACTGCATTAAGCTGCTGTCCAAGGAGAAATATCCACAGATTGTAACGTCCTCTCACTATATACTGTCCGATTTGCACGTGCCGGCCGGCATCGATCCCAAAGCGCCGAAATTCGATAACTCCGATATGGATTCCGACACGCAATCTGTTTACGAAGAAGATGAAGAAGGTGATTCGGGTAGTGACGATGATTTCAATTTGAATGACGTGCACAATGAGCTAAGTGAAAATGTTGAGCACAGCGACAATGTGGCAATGAAACAGATTTGTGATACGCTCAAAGAATTAAATCTTGATGCGCACATGAAAAATGGAAAACGTGCTGCGCGTGCGCCATCACCGCTGCAGGCTAGCACAGAGGAACGTTGTCGCATCTCATTGGAGCATATCAGTGCCGGCATCGCGTGCTTGAAATTCTTCAACACCAGTGAAGAGAAATTCATAAAAGAAAGTGAAGTGCGTGCCAAGGATGAAGAAAAGCAACGTATACTGCATGAGGAACAACATCCGAATATGGCGAAACCCTTCAAACCGATACCGCTGCCTTATGAAAGCCTCAGCAAGCAGGGGTTGAATGGTGAGGATGAAGCAATTAAAAATGACGTTGACGAAGCTGCCGACGACAACCATTCGGTACATAGTGAGAAGGAGAAAAAGtcgaaaaaatcaaaagtgaaGCGCGGTAAGGGCAAGGAGTTGAAAGAGAGTCAAAATGCCAAGGTCGACGCCAATCAAGCGCAAGGCCAGCCACAACCAGAAGACAAACGCATTGCCACGAAATTTAATACACAACATTTCGGCTCTTGGAATGTGCACTTGAAGTTGCTGTTGCTGGAGAAGGCTTGCCTGACATACGCCACCTACGCAGAATATCATTATGTGGAGCAGAAATACGGTAGATGCTTAAAGGCAATCTATATGGCCTGTCGCTGTCAGCAGGTGGTGCTGAAGTATATGTCTGACATAGTATCGCAAAAGAGTTGTTTGCTGGGACGCGCCGGCGATTGTTTCTTCCAAATGGCTAAAAATTGGCAGGACATTGACAGTTACATCGAGCAATTCAATGAAGATTCGGAAATCGCACAGAATATCAATAATGAGTTAGTTAAAGACCTTAATGGTG ACGATATCATTGAATTGATCACTCCAGTGGCTAATATTGAACACTTAATGTTGTCCAGCTGCAAATGTTATGAGAATGCCATTGAATGCATTAATGAGGTTAATGGCACAGACGAAGATGCCAAGAGTGAGTTGTTGCGTCGTTTGGGTAATGTGCGCAATGAGCTGGGTCTAAAGTACATGTTTTGGGCGCAAG agGAATATGCAAAAGATATGGAGCGAAAAACAAATAAGTCGCCGGACGAGTCTACCGAAACTGATAGCTCTGACAAAAGTCAAACTGACGAAACAGAGAAAGACAAAGTGTCAGAGAAATCCGAGGAACCAGTATATATGAAATTGGCAATGAAGTCGTATGACTGCCTTATACGCGGCATTTCAGCGTTTAACGAGGTGCAAGACAATGTTAATCTGGCATTTTTATATTGCAATATGGGTCGCTTCATGCGTTTTCGTGCGCACCTCTATCTGCCTGAAGagaa CATTGACTTTGTGCGCAAACAGAAGATGTTCTACAATGAAGCCTTTTCGAACTATGAAAAAGCCAAAGATGTGCTGGGCTCACGAAAATGCAGTGTGGAACTGTGGGATTTGGTGAACTGGGAGCTGTCAACTGCCACATTTACCTTAGCGAAGCAATTACAAGATTTTAGCACGGCTGATGag GCTACACGCGCTGAATTGGAGAAACAAGTATTGGATTTGTTGCAGAAATCACTAAAGCTTTGTGATTTAGAGCATACCGGCTCAAGACAGATACTCTACACTTATCGCTCTGGTCTAATACATAAGCG CATCGCATCATTTCATTATAGTCAATTGCGTAATAGCTGCACTGACTGCGCTTCAATATCAAAAACCACATTACAACTGTGCAAACATCACTATGAGCGCGCCGCTGCTATATTAGACAGCTTGCGCGAGTCTAGCGATTATTTGGTTGTGCAACTTGAACGTATTTCACTGCAAGAATTCTTAGCTGAAA CGTCACCGCATATTGCTCAAAAGATTAAACACCTACAAGCTGCCCTTACTTTGTGTCTCAAGTCAAATGTGGTATTCGAATATGCCTTAACCACAAGTAACGCCACAGAGAGTAACACAACGAACGATGAGTTCTGCAAACATATGCTATTATTTGAGAGTCGTTTGCAAAACACATTAAAAACATTGATAAAGATGCTGCTCAACGGCAAGGACCCTAAGAAACTAGTAGAACTTTATAAGAAAATGTATATGACAACTTTGACATGCAAGCGTACAGCAGAGGAGCAGCAGCGTGCGTCAGTAGAACAGCTAGCGCAGCACTATTCCACTTTAATGCAGCGTCTGAATGAGCTGGAGCAGTCACATAAGCCGCATGCAGCTGAAAAGCTTTAA
- the LOC105210482 gene encoding very-long-chain enoyl-CoA reductase, which produces MDIEVLSTSGSKSFGRCQVPANTTVGDLCYIIHKQFRSTPAPERQSLRLEPRGKALKETDTLESANVGKSNKVYIKDLGPQIGWKTVFLAEYAGPLFVYLIFYGRPSFIYGEAADTPISLTAHIAAGCYIVHYVKRVLETIFVHRFSHATMPIRNLFKNCSYYWGFTAYVSYHVNHPLYTSPCCLQVWGSLAAFAICELGNFSVHIALRNLRPPGTKVRRIPVPDSNPFTKLFNLVSCPNYTYEIGSWVAFSLMTQCLPALLFAIAGAYQMTVWALGKHRNYRKEFNDYPKGRRAIFPFVL; this is translated from the exons atgGAT ATTGAAGTATTGTCAACAAGTGGCTCCAAATCTTTTGGAAGATGTCAAGTTCCGGCCAATACTACGGTTGGcgatttatgttatattatacataaacaATTCCGAAGCACACCGGCACCGGAGCGACAGTCCTTACGATTGGAGCCTCGTGGCAAAGCGCTCAAGGAAACTGATACATTGGAGTCGGCTAATGTAGGAAAATCTAATAAAGTTTACATTAAAGATCTCGGTCCACAAATTGGATGGAAGACAGTATTTTTGGCTGAGTACGCAGGTCCTCTTTTCGTTTACCTTATCTTCTATGGACGTCCCAGTTTTATCTATGGTGAAGCAGCAGATACACCAATTTCATTAACGGCACA TATCGCAGCTGGTTGCTACATTGTGCATTATGTTAAGCGAGTTTTGGAGACTATTTTTGTACATCGCTTCTCGCACGCAACTATGCCCATTCGTAATCTGTTCAAAAACTGCAGTTACTACTGGGGCTTCACCGCATACGTTTCCTACCACGTCAATCATCCGTTGTACACCAGCCCCTGTTGTCTCCAAGTTTGGGGTTCTCTGGCTGCTTTCGCG ATATGCGAATTAGGCAACTTCTCAGTTCACATTGCTCTACGCAACTTGCGCCCACCTGGCACAAAAGTGCGCCGAATTCCCGTCCCTGATAGCAATCCCTTCACCAAATTGTTCAA tTTGGTTTCTTGCCCTAACTACACATATGAGATTGGCTCGTGGGTGGCATTCTCTCTAATGACGCAATGTCTACCGGCATTACTCTTTGCAATTGCTGGTGCTTATCAAATGACAGTATGGGCTTTAGGCAAGCACCGCAACTACAGGAAGGAGTTCAATGACTACCCGAAAGGGCGCCGTGCCATCTTTCCGTTCGTGCTTTAA
- the LOC105210481 gene encoding uncharacterized protein C1orf50 homolog, whose protein sequence is MKRSAMEMERLTYETAVKKAQLVERNPQPNGVHILDPLRVSMHNEEDIISLATQIQNADKQLKSGTCQKLCVILDQIKMLQAQAMEILKESEESQLLHNAACNFTKKPGHVYHLYQRQSGQSYFSMLSPEEWSGSVDQKYLGSYRLEFDLSWTPLDKINERDEKMKWAEKCLATTTLASGPIPMAIDFGNDK, encoded by the exons ATGAAAAGGAGCGCAATGGAAATGGAGCGTCTGACATATGAAACCGCAGTGAAAAAGG CGCAGTTGGTTGAACGGAATCCTCAACCAAATGGCGTGCATATATTGGATCCATTGCGTGTGTCCATGCATAATGAGGAAGACATAATTTCCCTagcaacacaaatacaaaatgcGGATAAGCAGTTGAAATCCGGAACATGTCAGAAGCTTTGTGTGATACTAGATCAG aTTAAAATGCTGCAAGCGCAAGCTATGGAAATATTGAAGGAGTCGGAGGAGAGTCAATTATTACACAACGCCGCATGCAACTTCACGAAAAAACCTGGACATGTTTATCATCTCTATCAACGGCAATCCGGTCAGAGCTATTTCAGTATGCTTTCGCCCGAA GAATGGAGCGGGAGTGTCGATCAAAAGTACCTTGGCAGCTATAGATTAGAGTTTGATTTATCCTGGACGCCGTTGGATAAAATAAACGAACGTGATGAGAAGATGAAATGGGCTGAGAAATGCCTGGCAACAACCACCTTAGCTTCCGGTCCCATACCCATGGCCATTGATTTTGGCAacgataaataa
- the LOC105210480 gene encoding microfibrillar-associated protein 1: MSSATLSAAIQSTAGAVPVRNEKGEISMQKVKVQRYVSGKRPEYAQADSSSDESDLEDFIDHRKRAAQAQLERRSQREHAETRSGDEGEVDDPRLRRLRTRPEDAEELERERRERHRHIHEPEIVESESEESEPEKPEGTVTNKITLASESDSDSELSEDELEQRRLKLRHRMLQQQKEEEILQKEEEKQSESSETESSEYEEETESEEDNEPRLKPLFVRKRERATIQEKEREAQKQKQLEAESKRSAKERRRATLRLVEESVKKDLEKAKPDTAEACIDDVCTDDENDEVEYEAWKLRELKRVKRDREERENAEREKLEIDRMRNLTEEERRQELRNNPKLITNKAAKGKYKFLQKYYHRGAFYLDEENDVLKRDFAQATLEDHFDKTILPKVMQVKNFGRCGRTKYTHLVDQDTTKFDSPWYAETSNNIKFHNEKAGGMKQVFDRPTLSKRKKME, from the exons atgagtTCCGCTACATTGTCCGCTGCTATTCAAAGTACTGCCGGAGCTGTGCCTGTACGCAATGAAAAAG GTGAAATATCTATGCAAAAGGTGAAAGTGCAGCGCTATGTGTCCGGCAAGCGACCAGAATATGCACAGGCCGACAGTAGTTCTGATGAATCGGATTTGGAAGATTTCATCGATCATCGCAAGCGTGCTGCGCAAGCACAACTTGAACGGCGCTCTCAGCGTGAACATGCTGAGACACGTTCAGGTGATGAAGGAGAAGTCGATGATCCACGTTTACGGCGCTTGCGTACGCGCCCAGAAGATGCGGAAGAACTTGAACGAGAGCGTCGTGAAAGGCATAGACACATACACGAACCAGAGATAGTGGAATCAGAATCAGAAGAGAGTGAACCAGAAAAACCCGAAGGCACGGTGACAAATAAAATCACACTCGCCTCTGAGTCGGACTCGGACTCAGAATTGAGTGAAGATGAGTTGGAACAACGTCGTCTGAAATTGCGACATCGTATGTTACAGCAGCAGAAGGAAGAAGAG aTTTTGCAAAAGGAAGAGGAAAAACAATCTGAATCTTCAGAAACCGAAAGTTCTGAATATGAAGAAGAGACTGAGAGTGAGGAAGATAACGAACCTCGCTTAAAACCACTTTTCGTACGTAAACGTGAACGCGCCACTATACAGGAGAAGGAACGtgaagcacaaaaacaaaaacagctggAAGCCGAGTCTAAAAGATCAGCAAAGGAGCGTAGACGTGCTACATTGCGTTTGGTGGAGGAAAGCGTGAAGAAAGATTTGGAAAAGGCTAAG CCGGACACAGCGGAAGCCTGTATCGATGATGTGTGCACGGATGATGAGAACGATGAAGTTGAGTACGAAGCATGGAAATTGCGAGAGTTGAAACGTGTTAAACGTGATCGTGAAGAGCGTGAAAA TGCTGAACGTGAGAAACTCGAGATCGATCGTATGCGTAACTTGACTGAAGAAGAACGTCGCCAGGAACTGCGTAACAATCCCAAACTTATCACGAACAAAGCTGCCAAAGGCAAGTATAAATTCTTGCAAAAGTACTATCATCGTGGTGCTTTCTACTTGGACGAAGAGAATGATGTACTGAAACGTGACTTTGCACAAGCCACACTGGAAGATCACTTCGATAAAACCATTCTGCCTAAGGTGATGCAAGTAAAGAACTTTGGTCGTTGTGGACGTACCAAATATACACATTTGGTGGATCAAGATACAACGAAATTCGATTCCCCGTGGTATGCTGAGACGTCAAATAACATCAAATTCCACAATGAGAAAGCTGGTGGTATGAAACAAGTGTTTGATCGTCCCACCTTGTCTAAACGCAAGAAGATGGAATAG